The following coding sequences are from one Bifidobacterium sp. window:
- a CDS encoding glycoside hydrolase family 13 protein: protein METSTTTNTSQINTATSPLSDAWWKQAVVYQIYPRSFKDTTGSGLGDIAGITSKIGYLKQLGVDAIWLSPFYPSELADGGYDVADYRNVDPKLGSMDDFDELANTAHQQGIKIVVDIVPNHSSDQHPWFQEALQAEPGSPARNRYIFRNGRGEHGELPPTQWISSFGAPAWTRVSDGQWYLHMFAKEQPDFNWDNPEIREDFLKTLRFWSDHGADGFRIDVAHGLAKDLDRDDLDQWSINNDTLPSDGSHPLYDRDEVHNIYRSWRKVFNEYNPPRFAVAEAWVNPQRQHLYSSPDELGQIFNFEFAKKNWVRDELHEAIEDGIAQAERSGSTSTWVMSNHDVPRHASRYGLPQVPARQHHRLAADWILRNGGSYFEDRELGNRRARAAILLELALPGSTYIYQGEELGLPEVPDLPWDALEDPEAQGTSRTGMVKGRDGCRVPLPWIAEDSPILDAEVPAVQGISHFGHIDERSGAGSFGFSPKMRTDGVTTSAEPHLPQPDWFAQYAVDREESDEHSMLSLYRTALELRHNHQISDATVTWLEDIDQSSNERDGADGQVGGAIAYRRANGWANITNFSDHDIALPDGELLLSSAPLHDGQLPQDTSVWMMLR, encoded by the coding sequence ATGGAGACATCAACCACAACCAACACATCACAAATTAACACCGCAACATCCCCACTGTCTGACGCGTGGTGGAAACAGGCTGTGGTATATCAAATTTATCCTCGCTCCTTTAAAGACACCACAGGCTCTGGGCTCGGTGACATCGCAGGCATCACCAGCAAAATTGGGTATCTTAAACAGCTCGGCGTTGATGCTATATGGCTCTCACCGTTTTATCCCTCAGAGCTTGCCGATGGCGGTTACGACGTAGCTGACTATCGTAATGTTGATCCCAAACTCGGATCTATGGATGATTTTGATGAACTTGCAAACACAGCTCATCAGCAGGGCATCAAAATCGTTGTAGACATCGTGCCGAATCATTCTTCCGATCAGCACCCTTGGTTTCAAGAAGCATTACAAGCGGAACCAGGATCACCTGCACGAAATCGATATATCTTCCGCAACGGCCGCGGTGAACACGGCGAACTGCCACCGACCCAGTGGATCAGCAGTTTTGGCGCTCCTGCTTGGACAAGGGTTTCTGACGGACAATGGTATCTGCATATGTTCGCCAAAGAGCAGCCTGATTTCAATTGGGATAATCCCGAAATCCGAGAGGACTTCCTCAAGACTTTGCGCTTCTGGAGCGATCATGGCGCCGATGGTTTCCGCATCGATGTAGCTCACGGATTAGCGAAAGATCTAGACAGAGATGACCTCGATCAGTGGAGTATTAATAACGACACACTCCCAAGTGATGGAAGTCATCCACTCTATGATCGAGACGAAGTACACAATATATACCGCTCCTGGCGCAAAGTGTTTAATGAATATAATCCGCCACGATTTGCCGTAGCTGAAGCTTGGGTAAATCCACAGCGTCAGCACTTGTATTCAAGCCCCGATGAACTTGGGCAGATATTCAATTTCGAATTTGCCAAGAAAAACTGGGTTCGCGATGAGCTCCATGAGGCTATTGAGGATGGTATTGCACAAGCCGAGCGCTCAGGCTCAACCTCTACTTGGGTAATGAGTAACCACGATGTGCCACGTCATGCCTCTAGATATGGTTTGCCACAGGTCCCTGCTCGCCAGCATCACCGTCTCGCAGCAGATTGGATTCTTCGCAATGGTGGTTCATATTTCGAAGATCGAGAGCTTGGTAATCGTAGGGCAAGGGCAGCTATACTCCTTGAGCTTGCGTTGCCCGGATCGACTTATATTTATCAGGGTGAAGAACTTGGTTTGCCAGAGGTCCCAGATCTACCTTGGGATGCCTTGGAAGATCCAGAAGCCCAAGGGACATCACGCACAGGCATGGTCAAGGGTCGCGATGGATGCAGAGTTCCACTGCCATGGATTGCTGAAGACTCCCCTATCCTCGATGCTGAGGTGCCGGCTGTCCAAGGCATTTCACATTTCGGACATATTGATGAACGCAGTGGTGCAGGTTCATTTGGTTTTTCACCAAAAATGCGCACAGATGGTGTCACAACAAGCGCAGAACCTCACTTACCGCAACCTGACTGGTTCGCTCAGTATGCCGTAGATCGCGAAGAATCAGATGAACATTCGATGCTGTCCTTATACCGCACAGCGCTTGAACTGAGACATAATCATCAGATCTCGGATGCTACTGTGACATGGCTTGAGGATATTGATCAATCTTCCAATGAACGCGATGGTGCCGATGGGCAAGTTGGCGGAGCAATCGCATACCGTAGAGCAAATGGTTGGGCAAATATCACCAACTTTAGCGATCACGATATTGCGCTGCCTGATGGAGAGCTTCTGCTCTCCTCAGCACCACTACATGACGGTCAACTTCCGCAAGATACTTCCGTTTGGATGATGTTGAGATAG
- a CDS encoding PPK2 family polyphosphate kinase: MAKLTENRASSEIRTHQILHAVNRQEHHATHSDITLKDTDDIGSTIERSQELSSIWDADPSDLLRFNSSVQLAEMDQSATPGFPGKKADGKRFISLSSDEIMSLQHLLYANGAVGSKRRLLLILQGMDASGKGGIVQHVFSQVNPMGIHYHGFGAPTPQELQHDFLWRVRRELPKPGWMTVFDRSQYEDIVMPRIYDTYPPSVWRGRYSIIRDFERHLVDDGCAVIKVFLATSKEAQRKRFIKRLNDPTKHWKFAESDLDARERWPEYMDAWQEVFQETSTDVAPWYVVPADKRWYSRAVVSQMLRSTLQGMQLQWPKATFDLDEARQRLASE; the protein is encoded by the coding sequence ATGGCAAAACTCACTGAGAATAGAGCCTCGAGTGAAATACGAACTCATCAAATTTTGCATGCAGTAAATAGACAAGAGCATCATGCTACCCATAGCGATATAACACTCAAAGATACAGATGATATTGGTTCCACAATCGAACGATCACAAGAACTAAGTTCAATTTGGGACGCTGATCCAAGTGATTTATTGCGTTTCAACTCAAGTGTGCAATTGGCAGAAATGGACCAATCAGCTACACCAGGGTTTCCGGGCAAGAAGGCAGACGGTAAGCGTTTTATTTCCTTGAGTTCCGATGAGATCATGAGTTTGCAACATCTGTTGTATGCCAATGGTGCCGTGGGTTCAAAACGCAGACTCTTGCTGATCCTTCAAGGTATGGACGCTTCCGGCAAGGGTGGAATCGTGCAACATGTGTTCAGCCAAGTGAACCCTATGGGGATTCACTATCATGGTTTTGGCGCTCCAACTCCACAAGAGTTGCAGCATGACTTTTTATGGAGAGTCAGGCGCGAATTGCCAAAGCCTGGATGGATGACAGTGTTCGATCGTTCGCAATATGAGGATATCGTAATGCCGCGCATTTATGACACCTACCCGCCGTCAGTATGGCGCGGCAGATACAGTATCATCCGCGATTTTGAGCGGCATCTGGTTGATGATGGCTGTGCAGTTATCAAAGTCTTTCTTGCTACCAGCAAAGAAGCGCAGCGAAAGCGTTTTATTAAGCGTCTTAATGATCCAACAAAGCACTGGAAATTTGCAGAAAGTGATTTGGACGCTAGGGAACGTTGGCCTGAATATATGGATGCCTGGCAGGAAGTTTTTCAGGAAACATCAACGGATGTTGCACCCTGGTATGTGGTTCCGGCAGATAAGCGCTGGTACTCGCGTGCTGTAGTTTCGCAAATGTTGCGGTCCACGCTGCAAGGCATGCAGCTGCAGTGGCCGAAAGCTACTTTCGACCTTGATGAGGCTCGCCAGAGGTTGGCTTCTGAGTGA
- a CDS encoding Lrp/AsnC family transcriptional regulator has product MDDGKTVAGKQRELDQLDQRILNALVDDGHITLSQLSQSIGLSVSAVQSRIQKMERLGVVQQYRAIVDYEKVGLAIAAYIAVTPLDYSEEDSIPTKLRGINGIVSCYSVAGSPSFMLFVRVASPRALENLLTLIHQTVPVSTQTTIVLQAYFEGEEPEIGSGDSL; this is encoded by the coding sequence ATGGATGATGGAAAGACTGTGGCTGGAAAACAGCGCGAACTTGATCAATTGGATCAACGGATACTTAACGCTCTAGTTGATGATGGCCACATCACGCTTTCGCAGTTATCGCAATCAATAGGGCTGTCTGTTTCAGCCGTACAATCGCGGATTCAGAAAATGGAACGACTTGGCGTGGTTCAACAGTATAGGGCCATTGTTGACTATGAGAAGGTCGGATTGGCTATTGCTGCTTATATAGCTGTTACTCCGCTTGATTATTCAGAAGAAGACTCGATTCCTACGAAGCTCAGAGGAATCAATGGCATTGTTTCCTGTTATTCTGTCGCAGGCTCTCCAAGCTTCATGCTGTTCGTCAGGGTTGCATCGCCAAGGGCATTAGAGAATCTGTTGACACTGATTCATCAGACTGTTCCGGTTTCGACACAAACGACAATCGTGCTTCAGGCATATTTTGAAGGGGAAGAACCTGAGATTGGTAGCGGTGACTCATTGTAG
- a CDS encoding pyridoxal phosphate-dependent aminotransferase — translation MTFQLAHTRLSHTAMQTPRSGIRDVFDEAGKIADVISLAIGEPSDTASDVVAQAGENAIEIGDTHYTDVLGSDDFREVAADYERMARDLVYDPKTEVCAVPGATYGLFLSMRVLLDPGDEVIVCTPAFPAYDAQVLLCGAKPVHVQLKPEHQMHYAAQDIEAAITPRTRAIVINSPGNPTGAVTSYDELAQIAQVCVAHNLWAISDEVYHPFVYDSSIRVAPSIAAVPGMHDRTVVVESMSKSFGMTGWRIGYLLAPQDFIERASEIAESLHSSVNTPALRAATQALLHPQQDIAARREGSFEKRSLVLHALQGSQMLKPMKPEGALYVLVDISATGLSDVEFSSRLLHESHVAVVPGEAFSDTTQRFVRVSYAGDGESIAEGVSRMSEFADNMSRTSYVAR, via the coding sequence ATGACTTTTCAGCTAGCGCATACGAGGTTGTCGCATACGGCGATGCAAACACCTCGTTCCGGCATTCGTGATGTTTTTGATGAAGCAGGAAAAATTGCGGATGTGATTTCATTAGCAATTGGTGAACCTAGTGATACGGCATCTGATGTGGTCGCACAAGCAGGCGAAAATGCTATTGAAATTGGGGATACCCATTACACAGATGTCCTCGGGAGCGACGATTTTCGTGAAGTTGCAGCTGATTATGAGCGTATGGCGAGAGATTTGGTATACGATCCCAAGACCGAAGTTTGTGCGGTTCCAGGAGCAACATATGGTTTGTTCCTGAGCATGAGAGTATTACTCGACCCAGGTGATGAAGTCATTGTGTGTACGCCCGCTTTCCCCGCTTATGATGCTCAGGTGCTCCTTTGTGGAGCGAAACCAGTGCATGTACAGCTCAAACCAGAGCATCAGATGCACTACGCTGCCCAAGATATAGAAGCTGCGATAACTCCCCGCACACGAGCCATCGTGATTAATTCGCCTGGGAATCCTACCGGCGCTGTGACTTCTTATGATGAATTAGCACAGATTGCCCAGGTGTGTGTGGCTCATAACCTGTGGGCTATCTCTGATGAGGTATATCACCCATTCGTCTATGACAGTTCAATTCGTGTGGCTCCTAGTATTGCTGCTGTTCCTGGTATGCATGATCGCACTGTAGTAGTTGAAAGCATGTCCAAATCTTTCGGCATGACTGGTTGGAGAATTGGTTATCTGCTTGCACCACAAGACTTTATAGAACGGGCTTCGGAGATTGCTGAATCATTGCATTCATCGGTGAATACCCCAGCCTTACGTGCTGCAACCCAAGCGTTGTTGCATCCGCAGCAAGATATTGCTGCACGGCGAGAAGGCAGTTTTGAGAAGCGATCGTTGGTTTTACATGCGCTGCAAGGTTCCCAGATGCTAAAACCGATGAAACCAGAAGGAGCCTTATATGTTCTCGTTGATATCAGTGCAACAGGTTTGAGTGATGTTGAGTTTAGTAGTCGTCTGCTGCATGAGTCTCATGTAGCCGTCGTGCCGGGGGAGGCTTTTTCAGATACGACTCAACGTTTCGTCAGGGTGTCCTATGCGGGTGATGGTGAGTCAATTGCGGAAGGTGTTTCGAGAATGAGCGAATTTGCCGACAATATGTCTCGAACTAGCTATGTGGCACGGTAA
- a CDS encoding serine hydrolase domain-containing protein, which produces MGWIAVDHSVESYSSDATKMHQQLQKALNQEALAELRHIMSSLLSEQKAPAYAIGIFDTQGMLLSWGDAAAGSVPRALNERSVFRIASMSKSFTAAAVLRLAEQGALNLHAPVRDYLPRMRILDTLTSSGLTGASTEITVHHLLSMSSGLVEDDAWADRQESMSRNAFLTLLGTGIRPAYAPGRHYAYSNLGYAILGELVHTVSGISLPEYVSRYFLIPLALTDTSYDWRRVNPDNLQPGYHRHHQQSGQGAYWVKEEFTEPGAFSAIGGVLSSVRDVSKWCRYLEASNLSENLAYTASGEPSGTVLSPSMRSLMQQGHTPIPPVLRCGDSAGHAVRTASSIESYGYGLIVEHDVDYGDIAYHSGGYPGYGSHMRWHLDSGLGVVVLANGRYAEPGIQAGSALRMVLSLSESVGRRVALWPETWHAVNEVNGALEFLATTSHCGDALCPTDISTLASACQQALIPTTGLWSSNVVLDATLESRARVLAQEIGFTGLPKLFADGNLHIHNCHSYSPASFSWTVDCTHGLLRCEVSLIGINEQSTVQTVSFSHVSTVHAGTVVERSATSRAMR; this is translated from the coding sequence ATGGGGTGGATAGCTGTTGATCATTCGGTAGAGTCATATAGCAGTGATGCCACCAAAATGCATCAACAATTGCAGAAGGCACTCAATCAAGAGGCTCTCGCTGAACTTCGACATATAATGTCGAGTTTACTGAGTGAACAAAAAGCTCCTGCTTATGCAATAGGAATTTTTGATACTCAAGGGATGCTTCTCTCCTGGGGTGATGCTGCAGCAGGTAGCGTCCCGAGAGCTCTAAACGAACGTTCAGTGTTCCGAATCGCTTCTATGTCTAAAAGCTTCACTGCAGCGGCAGTGTTGAGACTGGCAGAACAAGGTGCGCTGAATCTTCATGCTCCCGTGCGAGACTACCTGCCTCGTATGCGGATTCTTGACACTTTGACGAGCAGCGGCTTAACTGGTGCGTCCACTGAGATAACCGTTCATCATCTGTTGTCGATGTCATCGGGGCTCGTAGAAGATGACGCATGGGCAGATCGACAGGAGTCGATGTCTCGCAACGCTTTTCTGACTTTGTTGGGCACTGGGATACGTCCGGCATATGCTCCTGGCAGGCACTATGCTTACTCAAATCTCGGATATGCCATTCTGGGAGAGCTCGTTCACACAGTCTCGGGCATATCGCTTCCTGAATACGTCAGTAGATACTTCTTGATTCCACTGGCTTTGACAGATACGAGCTATGACTGGCGACGGGTAAATCCTGACAACTTGCAACCTGGTTATCATCGGCATCACCAGCAATCGGGACAAGGTGCCTACTGGGTGAAGGAAGAGTTTACTGAACCAGGCGCCTTTTCAGCGATTGGCGGGGTGTTGAGTTCTGTTCGCGATGTGTCGAAATGGTGTCGCTATTTGGAAGCATCGAATTTGTCGGAGAATCTGGCATACACAGCTAGTGGTGAGCCTTCGGGCACAGTGCTTTCACCATCAATGAGAAGCCTGATGCAACAGGGGCATACTCCAATTCCACCAGTGCTTCGGTGTGGAGACAGTGCTGGGCACGCCGTACGCACAGCTTCGAGCATTGAGTCATATGGCTATGGACTGATAGTCGAACACGACGTTGATTATGGTGATATTGCCTATCATTCCGGCGGTTACCCCGGCTATGGTTCACATATGCGTTGGCATCTTGATTCTGGTTTGGGTGTAGTGGTGTTGGCCAATGGTCGATATGCCGAGCCGGGTATACAAGCCGGTAGCGCGCTGCGAATGGTGTTGTCTTTATCTGAAAGTGTAGGCAGGCGTGTCGCATTGTGGCCGGAGACATGGCATGCGGTTAATGAAGTCAATGGTGCATTGGAGTTTCTTGCGACTACATCACATTGTGGTGACGCGTTATGTCCCACAGATATCAGCACGCTAGCTTCAGCATGTCAACAGGCCTTAATACCTACCACAGGATTGTGGTCTTCAAATGTTGTGTTGGATGCCACTCTTGAAAGTAGAGCAAGGGTGTTAGCTCAGGAGATTGGGTTCACAGGACTTCCTAAGTTGTTTGCGGATGGAAATCTGCATATCCACAACTGTCACTCATATTCGCCTGCCTCGTTTTCTTGGACTGTAGATTGCACTCATGGTTTGTTGCGTTGTGAGGTTTCTTTGATTGGCATTAATGAACAGTCAACAGTTCAGACTGTTTCCTTCTCGCATGTCTCCACTGTGCACGCAGGCACAGTAGTCGAGCGGTCTGCGACAAGTAGAGCTATGAGATGA
- a CDS encoding serine hydrolase domain-containing protein — MQGGTSGTEISQHELYALLQDQMQRYGVPGAQIGILDSSDADHPKMLSAYAGVISTATQYPVLADTVFQIGSLSKIWTTMLAFQLIDEHKLDLDTSIEEVLGSYELRGSIDFSKHCTIRHLMNHTSGIEGDVFPRHLGRGDDCVERYVRYISDFPARTSVGGPLSYSNGAFVVLGRIVEVLRSMTWDEAIKQYIAHPAGFDSVCTLPEDVLLRSSALGHVRAVANDVAINPPPVQSVDVWQLPRCVGPCGSVSACIKDVLGFASIFLNGGVAPNGVRLLSESATHAMTSLSVSLASQGIENIGWALGWQLPNWGKTQAFGHSGATEGQRAYLVVFPERQTALCVLTNADSGSQMSTTLSAEVTRRWGIEPRPEVLYSNEPIDDATIHDLLGTYRRYGVTFYMIAGGETGIQVVFEPEDDDGPYGTRLTVSLFRSSSGHFLVQRPDRVNPTEIAVITTVDGTQYAAIDHRLTPKVSSDTAIPDAVPVLARD; from the coding sequence ATGCAAGGCGGGACGTCAGGCACAGAGATATCACAGCATGAGCTGTACGCTCTTTTGCAAGATCAAATGCAGCGGTATGGGGTTCCTGGAGCGCAGATAGGAATACTGGATAGTTCTGATGCAGACCATCCCAAGATGCTGAGCGCGTATGCGGGCGTCATTAGTACTGCAACGCAGTATCCGGTGCTTGCCGATACAGTGTTTCAAATCGGTTCTTTGTCAAAGATTTGGACGACTATGTTGGCTTTTCAATTGATTGATGAGCACAAACTTGATCTTGACACCAGTATTGAAGAGGTGTTGGGTTCGTATGAGTTACGCGGCTCAATCGATTTTTCGAAACACTGCACCATACGTCATCTGATGAACCACACCAGTGGTATTGAGGGAGATGTATTCCCAAGGCACCTCGGACGAGGTGATGATTGTGTGGAACGCTATGTTCGATATATCAGTGATTTTCCTGCTAGAACGTCAGTTGGCGGACCTTTGAGTTATTCCAATGGGGCGTTTGTGGTGCTTGGAAGAATTGTTGAAGTACTTCGTTCAATGACCTGGGATGAAGCCATCAAGCAATACATAGCTCATCCTGCAGGATTCGACAGTGTGTGTACCTTGCCAGAAGATGTGTTATTACGCTCATCGGCACTCGGGCACGTTCGAGCTGTAGCAAATGATGTAGCGATAAACCCGCCTCCTGTGCAAAGCGTTGATGTTTGGCAATTACCTCGATGCGTGGGACCTTGTGGATCCGTCAGCGCGTGTATCAAGGATGTTCTCGGTTTCGCGTCGATATTTCTTAATGGAGGTGTCGCTCCTAATGGAGTGCGATTGCTATCTGAATCTGCAACTCATGCTATGACCTCGCTAAGCGTGAGTCTCGCGAGCCAGGGAATAGAAAATATTGGATGGGCCTTGGGATGGCAACTTCCCAATTGGGGGAAAACTCAGGCTTTCGGGCATTCAGGGGCAACCGAAGGACAGCGCGCATACCTCGTGGTGTTTCCCGAGCGACAGACTGCTTTATGTGTGTTGACGAATGCAGATTCAGGTTCGCAAATGTCAACGACGCTAAGTGCCGAGGTGACTCGACGATGGGGAATTGAGCCACGCCCTGAAGTGCTATACAGCAATGAGCCCATTGACGATGCAACTATTCACGACCTGCTCGGCACCTATAGGCGTTATGGAGTTACCTTCTATATGATCGCTGGAGGCGAGACAGGCATTCAGGTTGTTTTTGAGCCTGAGGATGATGATGGTCCCTATGGCACTCGTCTAACTGTGTCTTTGTTTCGCAGTTCTTCGGGACACTTCCTCGTACAGCGACCGGATCGCGTGAACCCCACAGAAATAGCGGTTATTACTACAGTGGATGGTACACAATATGCAGCAATCGATCATCGTTTAACGCCCAAAGTGAGTAGTGACACAGCAATTCCCGATGCTGTTCCAGTACTGGCGCGTGATTGA
- a CDS encoding ABC transporter ATP-binding protein encodes MSNTVRVQQQEFADLAHIEHGLELSDIHVDYKSGGKIVHAVRGVDLSVKPGEVVGLVGESGCGKSTLARVICGLVESTQGKATYQDVPITPLKFRRREPSLRRIQMVFQNPYASLNPRRSVRSQIEDARRVSPIEAPSVEELLAQVELEVSDADKLPHQFSGGQRQRIAIARVMASSPTLLIGDEPIASLDASLQAKTALLMRDIAAKQGTSLLFISHDLSVVRLIASRVVVMNGGKIVESGPTEDVWEHPQEEYTQNLLNAIPVPDGLGHLPAYSGML; translated from the coding sequence ATGAGTAATACAGTGAGAGTACAACAACAAGAGTTCGCTGATTTAGCACACATCGAACATGGTTTAGAACTCAGCGACATTCATGTGGACTACAAAAGTGGGGGAAAAATTGTCCACGCAGTTCGGGGTGTCGATCTCAGCGTTAAGCCTGGTGAAGTTGTCGGTCTTGTTGGAGAATCAGGTTGCGGAAAATCAACTTTAGCTCGCGTGATTTGCGGCCTTGTGGAGAGCACTCAAGGGAAGGCAACCTACCAAGATGTGCCAATAACGCCTCTCAAATTCCGGCGCAGGGAGCCATCTCTTCGCCGTATCCAAATGGTGTTTCAGAATCCTTACGCTTCACTCAACCCGCGGCGTAGCGTTCGCTCGCAGATCGAAGATGCGCGTCGCGTCAGTCCAATCGAAGCACCGTCGGTTGAGGAGCTGCTAGCTCAGGTGGAATTGGAAGTCAGTGATGCTGACAAACTTCCACATCAATTTTCGGGTGGGCAACGTCAAAGAATTGCTATAGCCAGAGTCATGGCATCATCGCCTACACTGCTTATTGGCGACGAGCCAATAGCTTCTTTGGACGCATCGTTACAAGCAAAAACGGCGTTACTGATGCGCGATATAGCTGCGAAACAAGGGACGTCACTACTCTTCATCAGTCATGATCTTTCTGTGGTACGTCTAATCGCCTCACGAGTGGTCGTGATGAACGGAGGAAAGATTGTAGAAAGTGGTCCCACAGAGGACGTGTGGGAGCATCCTCAGGAAGAGTACACACAGAATCTGCTCAATGCCATTCCAGTACCCGATGGGTTGGGGCATTTACCGGCTTACTCAGGGATGCTGTGA
- a CDS encoding ABC transporter ATP-binding protein, translating into MSTNTKVGEPHQTSLFADQGKPVGISIRDLSLELHGTTLLNHVSIDIEPGRINGLAGESGSGKTLTGMSIMGLPPEDAKLSGSIVYGDGVDLLSLKEKQLNTYRGRRISMVFQDPTSSLHPMLSIERQLTDGIRHHLHLNAHESKERALELLKLVKIPDPQAALERYPHEFSGGQLQRIAIALALSCDSRVLIADEPTTALDVTVQAGILHLLKDLNQRFGLTIVLITHDLGVMSALADTIAVMRHGEIVEVASRYDIIRHPQHPYTVSLIESLPTRVESTLEDTAETGGIEAISTNPAALDEGGER; encoded by the coding sequence ATGAGTACAAATACGAAGGTTGGAGAGCCTCATCAAACGTCATTATTTGCCGATCAAGGAAAACCCGTCGGTATCTCCATACGAGATCTTAGCCTCGAGCTGCATGGCACGACTTTGTTGAATCATGTGTCTATCGATATAGAACCAGGACGCATCAACGGTTTAGCTGGTGAATCAGGTTCAGGAAAAACACTTACGGGAATGTCGATTATGGGTTTGCCTCCCGAGGATGCCAAACTCAGTGGATCGATCGTGTACGGAGACGGCGTGGATTTGCTATCGCTAAAAGAAAAGCAGCTCAATACCTATCGAGGTCGTCGTATCTCTATGGTGTTTCAAGATCCGACATCAAGTCTCCATCCGATGCTATCCATCGAGCGCCAGTTGACAGATGGAATTCGGCATCATCTTCATCTCAATGCACACGAATCGAAGGAACGAGCGCTTGAACTGCTTAAGCTAGTGAAAATTCCGGATCCTCAAGCTGCATTAGAACGGTACCCACATGAATTCTCAGGAGGACAGCTTCAACGCATCGCTATTGCTTTAGCGTTGTCATGCGATTCGCGAGTATTAATTGCCGACGAACCCACCACGGCACTTGATGTGACTGTGCAAGCTGGCATACTCCATCTGCTCAAGGATCTTAATCAACGTTTCGGTTTGACAATTGTGCTAATTACCCATGATCTAGGAGTGATGTCTGCTTTGGCAGACACGATTGCTGTTATGCGCCATGGAGAGATAGTCGAAGTTGCCAGCAGATATGACATTATTCGACATCCACAACATCCATATACCGTGAGTTTGATTGAGTCTCTTCCTACCAGAGTTGAATCCACACTTGAGGATACAGCTGAGACTGGCGGCATCGAGGCAATATCAACAAATCCCGCAGCCCTTGATGAAGGAGGCGAGAGATGA
- a CDS encoding ABC transporter permease, which yields MTSPEITSIPSESGSRPVAALVPQGLPDLPPKVAKKLNKRRLHISGVWKKPLVIIGLTLIILWVLIMIAAPLISPYDPLDQSGVRLQAPSAEHLFGTDTLGRDVFSRVLSASRISIPSSILLVLFSVVIGSAIGAFAGYFGGIIDEIFMRVTDLVFAFPSTILAMVISAALGPSIRNAILAVVLVSWPTYARLVRSLVIGYRNSEFVIAGRLLGTGPITSLFKDVFPNIMPHIFVMAFVDLGDCLLTLSGLSFLGLGATPPTAEWGAMVSEGVMRMSSWWLAFFPGLAIFTVVIAENFVGDAVRDWFDRSYAGTEGAQ from the coding sequence ATGACTTCCCCTGAAATTACTTCAATACCTTCTGAGTCTGGAAGTCGGCCTGTTGCTGCGCTTGTTCCTCAGGGATTGCCTGATTTGCCTCCAAAAGTTGCTAAAAAACTTAACAAACGACGTCTACACATTTCGGGTGTATGGAAAAAACCTTTGGTCATTATTGGACTGACACTCATTATATTGTGGGTGCTAATCATGATTGCTGCGCCACTGATTTCTCCATACGATCCCTTAGACCAAAGCGGAGTACGACTTCAAGCACCGAGTGCAGAGCATCTATTTGGCACTGATACCTTAGGGCGAGATGTATTTTCACGAGTGTTATCTGCCTCGCGTATTTCTATTCCTTCTTCTATTCTCTTGGTGCTGTTCTCGGTGGTGATTGGCAGCGCTATTGGCGCATTCGCCGGATATTTCGGGGGCATTATTGATGAAATATTCATGCGAGTCACCGACTTGGTGTTCGCATTTCCCTCGACGATTCTAGCCATGGTGATTTCAGCTGCTCTTGGGCCGAGTATCCGTAATGCCATTCTTGCTGTTGTGTTGGTGAGTTGGCCGACTTATGCACGACTTGTGCGCTCCTTGGTTATCGGCTATCGAAATTCAGAATTCGTGATTGCAGGCAGATTGTTAGGTACTGGACCTATCACATCCTTATTTAAAGATGTCTTTCCTAACATCATGCCGCATATTTTTGTTATGGCTTTTGTTGATCTAGGTGATTGCCTACTGACGCTCTCAGGCCTATCGTTCCTGGGGTTAGGCGCTACGCCACCCACTGCAGAATGGGGTGCCATGGTGTCAGAGGGCGTAATGAGAATGTCCTCATGGTGGCTAGCCTTCTTCCCAGGATTGGCTATTTTTACAGTCGTGATTGCTGAGAATTTCGTTGGTGATGCAGTCCGTGATTGGTTTGACAGAAGTTACGCAGGTACTGAGGGGGCACAATGA